One part of the Sesamum indicum cultivar Zhongzhi No. 13 linkage group LG14, S_indicum_v1.0, whole genome shotgun sequence genome encodes these proteins:
- the LOC105176777 gene encoding G-type lectin S-receptor-like serine/threonine-protein kinase At4g27290 isoform X3, which yields MALFQLNTVLCALLLSSNFLEFCVGGDTLLPNQTIVVGQTLISENQVFEMGFFSPGKSRNRYLGIWYKSTPDIVVWVANRNEPIPDSEEVLLAIAANRTLVISRAGRVIWWMNASGVAANPVLQLLDTGNLVLVDRKNESSPQDCIWQSFDYPTDTWLPGMKMIADIDAGEEKYMISWKDLDDPSYGDYVFRIENHGLSQTVILRGTKKRFRAGHWNGIYFGGTPPFPNPIFNPEMIFKGEKLISMLEPYDSSIFKRVTVDKSGMLYLYIMNARKDKWNIASVYPRDPCDEYSPCGPYGICRIDRAIRCECFTGFAPKSQQDWDLQDWSNGCIRIRPLNCQRGDRFVEVRGVKYPDILQFWLNSSMSLSECKAECLKNCNCTAYANPYITSGGSGCLLWFGDLIDTRDVNEADSKQNIYIRVSALEVSETVELSTDLDKEKEKKRPIKLILISMVSGVLVSGIFNGGILLMTRRKMRATQKKNEDLELPLFKWTTILAATNNFSKENVIGEGGFGPVYRGNFSAEEIAVKRLSRTSGQGLEEFKTEVILIAKLQHRNLIRLLGCCIEGEERVLVYEYLPNKSLDCFVFDQIRRTLLTWPKRFDIIVGIARGLLYLHRDSRLKIIHRDLKTSNILLDGNLNPKISDFGLARTFGENQATARTKRVVGTYGYMAPEYAMNGKFSVKSDIFSMGVVLLEIVTGKKNRGFDHCAHCHSLLEHAWLLWKENKTLELMDECLKDTFVESEVRRCVQVGLLCVQKYAEDRPVMPSVLFMLGTEGAVLPEPKEPGFLIERSSSTVRSCTAASTNYEKETMSITDLEAR from the exons ATGGCTCTTTTCCAGCTAAATACAGTCCTTTGTGCtctgcttctttccagcaATTTTCTGGAATTCTGTGTTGGAGGAGATACACTTTTGCCAAACCAAACTATTGTTGTTGGGCAGACTTTGATTTCTGAGAACCAAGTTTTTGAGATGGGGTTTTTCTCCCctggaaaatcaagaaacaggTACTTGGGGATATGGTACAAAAGCACACCGGATATTGTTGTTTGGGTTGCAAACCGAAACGAACCCATCCCTGATTCAGAAGAAGTGCTCTTAGCCATAGCTGCAAACCGAACTTTAGTTATAAGCAGAGCTGGAAGGGTTATCTGGTGGATGAATGCATCAGGGGTGGCAGCAAACCCAGTTTTGCAGCTCCTGGATACTGGAAACCTGGTTCTTGTAGAcaggaaaaatgaaagttcACCACAGGACTGCATATGGCAGAGTTTCGATTATCCAACTGACACCTGGCTACCAGGAATGAAGATGATTGCTGATATTGATGCTGGAGAGGAAAAGTATATGATATCATGGAAAGATTTGGATGATCCTTCCTATGGAGATTACGTTTTCAGGATTGAAAACCACGGCCTATCTCAGACGGTGATTCTCAGAGGGACAAAGAAAAGGTTTCGAGCTGGACATTGGAACGGGATTTACTTTGGAGGTACACCACCCTTTCCCAATCCGATTTTCAACCCTGAGATGATTTTCAAAGGAGAAAAGTTGATATCTATGTTGGAGCCTTATGACAGCTCGATTTTCAAAAGAGTGACAGTAGACAAATCTGGTATGCTCTACCTTTATATTATGAATGCGAGAAAAGATAAGTGGAACATTGCTAGCGTTTATCCACGAGACCCATGTGATGAGTACAGCCCGTGTGGTCCTTATGGTATCTGCAGAATTGACAGAGCAATAAGATGTGAGTGCTTTACGGGATTCGCCCCTAAATCCCAACAAGATTGGGACCTTCAAGATTGGTCCAATGGGTGCATTAGAATTAGGCCGTTGAATTGCCAGAGAGGAGATCGTTTTGTGGAGGTTAGAGGGGTAAAATATCCtgatattttgcaattttggttaAATTCTAGCATGAGCCTCAGCGAATGCAAAGCTGAGTGCTTAAAGAACTGTAATTGCACGGCATATGCTAATCCGTACATAACAAGTGGAGGCAGTGGTTGCTTGTTATGGTTTGGGGATCTCATCGATACAAGAGACGTTAACGAGGCAGATAGTAAGCAAAACATCTATATCCGTGTATCAGCTTTAGAAGTTTCAGAAACAG TAGAGTTGAGCACTGATTTAGATaaggaaaaggagaagaaaaggCCTATCAAGCTGATACTGATATCAATGGTTTCCGGAGTTCTTGTCTCAGGCATTTTTAATGGAGGTATACTTTTAATGACAAGAAGAAAGATGCGAG CTAcgcaaaagaaaaatgaggatCTCGAATTACCTTTATTCAAGTGGACAACGATTCTGGCAGCAACAAACAACTTCTCCAAGGAAAACGTAATTGGAGAAGGAGGTTTTGGCCCTGTTTACAGG GGAAACTTCTCAGCAGAAGAAATAGCTGTTAAAAGATTGTCAAGAACTTCAGGACAAGGTCTTGAAGAGTTCAAAACTGAAGTCATCCTGATTGCCAAACTTCAACATAGAAACCTCATCAGACTTTTGGGATGTTGCATTGAAGGAGAGGAAAGGGTGCTAGTCTACGAGTACCTGCCGAATAAAAGCCTggattgttttgtttttg ATCAGATTCGAAGGACACTTTTGACATGGCCCAAGCGCTTCGACATAATCGTGGGCATTGCAAGGGGACTGCTCTATCTCCATCGCGATTCCAGATTAAAGATCATCCATCGGGACCTCAAAACCAGCAACATATTACTGGATGGAAatttaaatccaaaaatttcaGATTTCGGCCTGGCAAGAACTTTTGGAGAGAATCAAGCTACTGCTAGAACAAAAAGAGTTGTTGGGACATA CGGCTACATGGCTCCAGAATACGCAATGAACGGGAAATTCTCAGTGAAGTCCGACATATTTAGCATGGGAGTAGTTTTATTAGAGATTGTGACTGGTAAAAAGAATAGGGGGTTTGACCACTGCGCTCATTGTCATAGCCTCTTGGAACAT GCATGGTTGCTgtggaaagaaaacaagacTCTGGAGCTAATGGATGAATGTTTGAAAGATACATTTGTGGAATCGGAGGTGAGGAGATGTGTGCAAGTCGGCTTATTATGCGTTCAGAAATATGCGGAAGACAGGCCAGTAATGCCATCTGTGCTCTTTATGTTAGGAACTGAAGGAGCAGTTTTGCCTGAACCCAAAGAACCTGGATTTTTGATAGAAAGGAGTTCAAGCACTGTGAGAAGTTGTACAGCAGCAAGTACCAACTATGAGAAAGAAACAATGTCCATCACTGACTTGGAGGCCAGATGA
- the LOC105176777 gene encoding G-type lectin S-receptor-like serine/threonine-protein kinase At4g27290 isoform X4, producing the protein MALFQLNTVLCALLLSSNFLEFCVGGDTLLPNQTIVVGQTLISENQVFEMGFFSPGKSRNRYLGIWYKSTPDIVVWVANRNEPIPDSEEVLLAIAANRTLVISRAGRVIWWMNASGVAANPVLQLLDTGNLVLVDRKNESSPQDCIWQSFDYPTDTWLPGMKMIADIDAGEEKYMISWKDLDDPSYGDYVFRIENHGLSQTVILRGTKKRFRAGHWNGIYFGGTPPFPNPIFNPEMIFKGEKLISMLEPYDSSIFKRVTVDKSGMLYLYIMNARKDKWNIASVYPRDPCDEYSPCGPYGICRIDRAIRCECFTGFAPKSQQDWDLQDWSNGCIRIRPLNCQRGDRFVEVRGVKYPDILQFWLNSSMSLSECKAECLKNCNCTAYANPYITSGGSGCLLWFGDLIDTRDVNEADSKQNIYIRVSALEVSETELSTDLDKEKEKKRPIKLILISMVSGVLVSGIFNGGILLMTRRKMRATQKKNEDLELPLFKWTTILAATNNFSKENVIGEGGFGPVYRGNFSAEEIAVKRLSRTSGQGLEEFKTEVILIAKLQHRNLIRLLGCCIEGEERVLVYEYLPNKSLDCFVFDQIRRTLLTWPKRFDIIVGIARGLLYLHRDSRLKIIHRDLKTSNILLDGNLNPKISDFGLARTFGENQATARTKRVVGTYGYMAPEYAMNGKFSVKSDIFSMGVVLLEIVTGKKNRGFDHCAHCHSLLEHAWLLWKENKTLELMDECLKDTFVESEVRRCVQVGLLCVQKYAEDRPVMPSVLFMLGTEGAVLPEPKEPGFLIERSSSTVRSCTAASTNYEKETMSITDLEAR; encoded by the exons ATGGCTCTTTTCCAGCTAAATACAGTCCTTTGTGCtctgcttctttccagcaATTTTCTGGAATTCTGTGTTGGAGGAGATACACTTTTGCCAAACCAAACTATTGTTGTTGGGCAGACTTTGATTTCTGAGAACCAAGTTTTTGAGATGGGGTTTTTCTCCCctggaaaatcaagaaacaggTACTTGGGGATATGGTACAAAAGCACACCGGATATTGTTGTTTGGGTTGCAAACCGAAACGAACCCATCCCTGATTCAGAAGAAGTGCTCTTAGCCATAGCTGCAAACCGAACTTTAGTTATAAGCAGAGCTGGAAGGGTTATCTGGTGGATGAATGCATCAGGGGTGGCAGCAAACCCAGTTTTGCAGCTCCTGGATACTGGAAACCTGGTTCTTGTAGAcaggaaaaatgaaagttcACCACAGGACTGCATATGGCAGAGTTTCGATTATCCAACTGACACCTGGCTACCAGGAATGAAGATGATTGCTGATATTGATGCTGGAGAGGAAAAGTATATGATATCATGGAAAGATTTGGATGATCCTTCCTATGGAGATTACGTTTTCAGGATTGAAAACCACGGCCTATCTCAGACGGTGATTCTCAGAGGGACAAAGAAAAGGTTTCGAGCTGGACATTGGAACGGGATTTACTTTGGAGGTACACCACCCTTTCCCAATCCGATTTTCAACCCTGAGATGATTTTCAAAGGAGAAAAGTTGATATCTATGTTGGAGCCTTATGACAGCTCGATTTTCAAAAGAGTGACAGTAGACAAATCTGGTATGCTCTACCTTTATATTATGAATGCGAGAAAAGATAAGTGGAACATTGCTAGCGTTTATCCACGAGACCCATGTGATGAGTACAGCCCGTGTGGTCCTTATGGTATCTGCAGAATTGACAGAGCAATAAGATGTGAGTGCTTTACGGGATTCGCCCCTAAATCCCAACAAGATTGGGACCTTCAAGATTGGTCCAATGGGTGCATTAGAATTAGGCCGTTGAATTGCCAGAGAGGAGATCGTTTTGTGGAGGTTAGAGGGGTAAAATATCCtgatattttgcaattttggttaAATTCTAGCATGAGCCTCAGCGAATGCAAAGCTGAGTGCTTAAAGAACTGTAATTGCACGGCATATGCTAATCCGTACATAACAAGTGGAGGCAGTGGTTGCTTGTTATGGTTTGGGGATCTCATCGATACAAGAGACGTTAACGAGGCAGATAGTAAGCAAAACATCTATATCCGTGTATCAGCTTTAGAAGTTTCAGAAACAG AGTTGAGCACTGATTTAGATaaggaaaaggagaagaaaaggCCTATCAAGCTGATACTGATATCAATGGTTTCCGGAGTTCTTGTCTCAGGCATTTTTAATGGAGGTATACTTTTAATGACAAGAAGAAAGATGCGAG CTAcgcaaaagaaaaatgaggatCTCGAATTACCTTTATTCAAGTGGACAACGATTCTGGCAGCAACAAACAACTTCTCCAAGGAAAACGTAATTGGAGAAGGAGGTTTTGGCCCTGTTTACAGG GGAAACTTCTCAGCAGAAGAAATAGCTGTTAAAAGATTGTCAAGAACTTCAGGACAAGGTCTTGAAGAGTTCAAAACTGAAGTCATCCTGATTGCCAAACTTCAACATAGAAACCTCATCAGACTTTTGGGATGTTGCATTGAAGGAGAGGAAAGGGTGCTAGTCTACGAGTACCTGCCGAATAAAAGCCTggattgttttgtttttg ATCAGATTCGAAGGACACTTTTGACATGGCCCAAGCGCTTCGACATAATCGTGGGCATTGCAAGGGGACTGCTCTATCTCCATCGCGATTCCAGATTAAAGATCATCCATCGGGACCTCAAAACCAGCAACATATTACTGGATGGAAatttaaatccaaaaatttcaGATTTCGGCCTGGCAAGAACTTTTGGAGAGAATCAAGCTACTGCTAGAACAAAAAGAGTTGTTGGGACATA CGGCTACATGGCTCCAGAATACGCAATGAACGGGAAATTCTCAGTGAAGTCCGACATATTTAGCATGGGAGTAGTTTTATTAGAGATTGTGACTGGTAAAAAGAATAGGGGGTTTGACCACTGCGCTCATTGTCATAGCCTCTTGGAACAT GCATGGTTGCTgtggaaagaaaacaagacTCTGGAGCTAATGGATGAATGTTTGAAAGATACATTTGTGGAATCGGAGGTGAGGAGATGTGTGCAAGTCGGCTTATTATGCGTTCAGAAATATGCGGAAGACAGGCCAGTAATGCCATCTGTGCTCTTTATGTTAGGAACTGAAGGAGCAGTTTTGCCTGAACCCAAAGAACCTGGATTTTTGATAGAAAGGAGTTCAAGCACTGTGAGAAGTTGTACAGCAGCAAGTACCAACTATGAGAAAGAAACAATGTCCATCACTGACTTGGAGGCCAGATGA
- the LOC105176777 gene encoding G-type lectin S-receptor-like serine/threonine-protein kinase At4g27290 isoform X8, protein MACFQLNTVLCALLLSINFLKFCVGVDTLLPNQTIVVGQALISESQVFEMGFFSPGNSRNRYLGIWYRSTPDVVVWVANRNEPVPDSGEVLLALAGNGDLVISSAGRVVWSTNSSGVAASPVLQLLDTGNLVLVDGESESSAQGYIWQSFDYPTDTWLPGMKMIDDIDAGVEKYLISWKDWDDPSPGDFIFRIQNQGLPELVMFRGTMKRYRTGHWNGIYFNGIPRFPAIFKPEVVFRGERLISMVEPYDSSILKRVTLEKSGIICLYTMNARKDKWNPVYPSPRDPCDEYSQCGPYGICRIDRAIKCECFKGFAPKSHQDWDIQDWSDGCSRARPLNCEGGDGFVEVRGVKHPDMLQFWLNSSMSLDECRAMCLRNCNCTAYSNPYITNGGSGCLIWFGDLIDTRDFIGTDGKQSIYIRVSNSEISETELSTDLDKEKEKKRPIKLILISMVSGVLVSGIFNGGILLMTRRKMRATQKKNEDLELPLFKWTTILAATNNFSKENVIGEGGFGPVYRGNFSAEEIAVKRLSRTSGQGLEEFKTEVILIAKLQHRNLIRLLGCCIEGEERVLVYEYLPNKSLDCFVFDQIRRTLLTWPKRFDIIVGIARGLLYLHRDSRLKIIHRDLKTSNILLDGNLNPKISDFGLARTFGENQATARTKRVVGTYGYMAPEYAMNGKFSVKSDIFSMGVVLLEIVTGKKNRGFDHCAHCHSLLEHAWLLWKENKTLELMDECLKDTFVESEVRRCVQVGLLCVQKYAEDRPVMPSVLFMLGTEGAVLPEPKEPGFLIERSSSTVRSCTAASTNYEKETMSITDLEAR, encoded by the exons ATGGCTTGTTTCCAGCTGAATACGGTCCTCTGTGCTCTGCTTCTTTCCATCAACTTTCTGAAATTTTGTGTTGGAGTAGATACACTGTTGCCAAACCAAACTATTGTTGTTGGGCAGGCTTTGATTTCTGAGAGCCAAGTTTTTGAGATGGGGTTTTTCTCCCCTggaaattcaagaaacagGTACTTGGGGATATGGTACAGAAGCACACCGGATGTTGTTGTTTGGGTTGCAAACCGAAACGAGCCCGTCCCTGATTCTGGAGAAGTACTCTTAGCTCTAGCTGGAAATGGAGATCTAGTTATAAGCAGTGCTGGAAGGGTTGTCTGGTCGACGAATTCATCGGGGGTGGCAGCAAGTCCAGTTTTGCAGCTCCTCGATACTGGAAACCTGGTTCTTGTAGACGGGGAAAGTGAAAGTTCAGCACAGGGGTACATATGGCAGAGTTTTGATTATCCAACTGATACCTGGTTACCAGGAATGAAGATGATTGATGATATTGATGCTGGTGTGGAAAAGTATCTGATATCATGGAAAGATTGGGATGATCCTTCCCCAGGAGATTTCATTTTCAGGATCCAGAACCAGGGTTTGCCTGAATTGGTGATGTTTAGAGGAACAATGAAAAGATATCGAACTGGACACTGGAACGGGATTTACTTTAATGGTATTCCACGCTTTCCCGCGATTTTCAAGCCTGAAGTGGTTTTCAGGGGAGAAAGGTTGATATCTATGGTAGAGCCGTATGACAGCTCAATCTTGAAAAGAGTAACATTAGAGAAATCCGGTATAATCTGCCTTTATACTATGAATGCGAGGAAAGATAAGTGGAACCCTGTGTACCCAAGTCCACGAGACCCGTGCGATGAATACAGTCAGTGTGGTCCTTACGGTATCTGCAGAATTGACAGAGCAATAAAATGTGAGTGCTTTAAGGGATTTGCGCCTAAATCCCATCAAGATTGGGACATTCAAGATTGGTCTGACGGATGCAGTAGAGCTAGGCCATTGAATTGTGAGGGCGGAGATGGATTTGTGGAGGTTAGAGGGGTGAAACATCCTGACATGTTGCAGTTTTGGTTAAATTCTAGCATGAGCCTCGACGAATGCAGAGCTATGTGCTTAAGGAATTGTAATTGCACTGCTTATTCTAATCCGTACATAACTAATGGAGGTAGTGGCTGCTTGATATGGTTCGGGGATCTCATCGACACAAGAGACTTTATTGGGACGGATGGTAAGCAAAGCATCTATATCCGTGTATCAAATTCAGAAATTTCAGAAACAG AGTTGAGCACTGATTTAGATaaggaaaaggagaagaaaaggCCTATCAAGCTGATACTGATATCAATGGTTTCCGGAGTTCTTGTCTCAGGCATTTTTAATGGAGGTATACTTTTAATGACAAGAAGAAAGATGCGAG CTAcgcaaaagaaaaatgaggatCTCGAATTACCTTTATTCAAGTGGACAACGATTCTGGCAGCAACAAACAACTTCTCCAAGGAAAACGTAATTGGAGAAGGAGGTTTTGGCCCTGTTTACAGG GGAAACTTCTCAGCAGAAGAAATAGCTGTTAAAAGATTGTCAAGAACTTCAGGACAAGGTCTTGAAGAGTTCAAAACTGAAGTCATCCTGATTGCCAAACTTCAACATAGAAACCTCATCAGACTTTTGGGATGTTGCATTGAAGGAGAGGAAAGGGTGCTAGTCTACGAGTACCTGCCGAATAAAAGCCTggattgttttgtttttg ATCAGATTCGAAGGACACTTTTGACATGGCCCAAGCGCTTCGACATAATCGTGGGCATTGCAAGGGGACTGCTCTATCTCCATCGCGATTCCAGATTAAAGATCATCCATCGGGACCTCAAAACCAGCAACATATTACTGGATGGAAatttaaatccaaaaatttcaGATTTCGGCCTGGCAAGAACTTTTGGAGAGAATCAAGCTACTGCTAGAACAAAAAGAGTTGTTGGGACATA CGGCTACATGGCTCCAGAATACGCAATGAACGGGAAATTCTCAGTGAAGTCCGACATATTTAGCATGGGAGTAGTTTTATTAGAGATTGTGACTGGTAAAAAGAATAGGGGGTTTGACCACTGCGCTCATTGTCATAGCCTCTTGGAACAT GCATGGTTGCTgtggaaagaaaacaagacTCTGGAGCTAATGGATGAATGTTTGAAAGATACATTTGTGGAATCGGAGGTGAGGAGATGTGTGCAAGTCGGCTTATTATGCGTTCAGAAATATGCGGAAGACAGGCCAGTAATGCCATCTGTGCTCTTTATGTTAGGAACTGAAGGAGCAGTTTTGCCTGAACCCAAAGAACCTGGATTTTTGATAGAAAGGAGTTCAAGCACTGTGAGAAGTTGTACAGCAGCAAGTACCAACTATGAGAAAGAAACAATGTCCATCACTGACTTGGAGGCCAGATGA
- the LOC105176777 gene encoding G-type lectin S-receptor-like serine/threonine-protein kinase At4g27290 isoform X10 — translation MALFQLNTVLCALLLSSNFLEFCVGGDTLLPNQTIVVGQTLISENQVFEMGFFSPGKSRNRYLGIWYKSTPDIVVWVANRNEPIPDSEEVLLAIAANRTLVISRAGRVIWWMNASGVAANPVLQLLDTGNLVLVDRKNESSPQDCIWQSFDYPTDTWLPGMKMIADIDAGEEKYMISWKDLDDPSYGDYVFRIENHGLSQTVILRGTKKRFRAGHWNGIYFGGTPPFPNPIFNPEMIFKGEKLISMLEPYDSSIFKRVTVDKSGMLYLYIMNARKDKWNIASVYPRDPCDEYSPCGPYGICRIDRAIRCECFTGFAPKSQQDWDLQDWSNGCIRIRPLNCQRGDRFVEVRGVKYPDILQFWLNSSMSLSECKAECLKNCNCTAYANPYITSGGSGCLLWFGDLIDTRDVNEADSKQNIYIRVSALEVSETVELSTDLDKEKEKKRPIKLILISMVSGVLVSGIFNGGILLMTRRKMRATQKKNEDLELPLFKWTTILAATNNFSKENVIGEGGFGPVYRGNFSAEEIAVKRLSRTSGQGLEEFKTEVILIAKLQHRNLIRLLGCCIEGEERVLVYEYLPNKSLDCFVFDQIRRTLLTWPKRFDIIVGIARGLLYLHRDSRLKIIHRDLKTSNILLDGNLNPKISDFGLARTFGENQATARTKRVVGTYGYMAPEYAMNGKFSVKSDIFSMGVVLLEIVTGKKNRGFDHCAHCHSLLEHAWLLWKENKTLELMDECLKDTFVESEELKEQFCLNPKNLDF, via the exons ATGGCTCTTTTCCAGCTAAATACAGTCCTTTGTGCtctgcttctttccagcaATTTTCTGGAATTCTGTGTTGGAGGAGATACACTTTTGCCAAACCAAACTATTGTTGTTGGGCAGACTTTGATTTCTGAGAACCAAGTTTTTGAGATGGGGTTTTTCTCCCctggaaaatcaagaaacaggTACTTGGGGATATGGTACAAAAGCACACCGGATATTGTTGTTTGGGTTGCAAACCGAAACGAACCCATCCCTGATTCAGAAGAAGTGCTCTTAGCCATAGCTGCAAACCGAACTTTAGTTATAAGCAGAGCTGGAAGGGTTATCTGGTGGATGAATGCATCAGGGGTGGCAGCAAACCCAGTTTTGCAGCTCCTGGATACTGGAAACCTGGTTCTTGTAGAcaggaaaaatgaaagttcACCACAGGACTGCATATGGCAGAGTTTCGATTATCCAACTGACACCTGGCTACCAGGAATGAAGATGATTGCTGATATTGATGCTGGAGAGGAAAAGTATATGATATCATGGAAAGATTTGGATGATCCTTCCTATGGAGATTACGTTTTCAGGATTGAAAACCACGGCCTATCTCAGACGGTGATTCTCAGAGGGACAAAGAAAAGGTTTCGAGCTGGACATTGGAACGGGATTTACTTTGGAGGTACACCACCCTTTCCCAATCCGATTTTCAACCCTGAGATGATTTTCAAAGGAGAAAAGTTGATATCTATGTTGGAGCCTTATGACAGCTCGATTTTCAAAAGAGTGACAGTAGACAAATCTGGTATGCTCTACCTTTATATTATGAATGCGAGAAAAGATAAGTGGAACATTGCTAGCGTTTATCCACGAGACCCATGTGATGAGTACAGCCCGTGTGGTCCTTATGGTATCTGCAGAATTGACAGAGCAATAAGATGTGAGTGCTTTACGGGATTCGCCCCTAAATCCCAACAAGATTGGGACCTTCAAGATTGGTCCAATGGGTGCATTAGAATTAGGCCGTTGAATTGCCAGAGAGGAGATCGTTTTGTGGAGGTTAGAGGGGTAAAATATCCtgatattttgcaattttggttaAATTCTAGCATGAGCCTCAGCGAATGCAAAGCTGAGTGCTTAAAGAACTGTAATTGCACGGCATATGCTAATCCGTACATAACAAGTGGAGGCAGTGGTTGCTTGTTATGGTTTGGGGATCTCATCGATACAAGAGACGTTAACGAGGCAGATAGTAAGCAAAACATCTATATCCGTGTATCAGCTTTAGAAGTTTCAGAAACAG TAGAGTTGAGCACTGATTTAGATaaggaaaaggagaagaaaaggCCTATCAAGCTGATACTGATATCAATGGTTTCCGGAGTTCTTGTCTCAGGCATTTTTAATGGAGGTATACTTTTAATGACAAGAAGAAAGATGCGAG CTAcgcaaaagaaaaatgaggatCTCGAATTACCTTTATTCAAGTGGACAACGATTCTGGCAGCAACAAACAACTTCTCCAAGGAAAACGTAATTGGAGAAGGAGGTTTTGGCCCTGTTTACAGG GGAAACTTCTCAGCAGAAGAAATAGCTGTTAAAAGATTGTCAAGAACTTCAGGACAAGGTCTTGAAGAGTTCAAAACTGAAGTCATCCTGATTGCCAAACTTCAACATAGAAACCTCATCAGACTTTTGGGATGTTGCATTGAAGGAGAGGAAAGGGTGCTAGTCTACGAGTACCTGCCGAATAAAAGCCTggattgttttgtttttg ATCAGATTCGAAGGACACTTTTGACATGGCCCAAGCGCTTCGACATAATCGTGGGCATTGCAAGGGGACTGCTCTATCTCCATCGCGATTCCAGATTAAAGATCATCCATCGGGACCTCAAAACCAGCAACATATTACTGGATGGAAatttaaatccaaaaatttcaGATTTCGGCCTGGCAAGAACTTTTGGAGAGAATCAAGCTACTGCTAGAACAAAAAGAGTTGTTGGGACATA CGGCTACATGGCTCCAGAATACGCAATGAACGGGAAATTCTCAGTGAAGTCCGACATATTTAGCATGGGAGTAGTTTTATTAGAGATTGTGACTGGTAAAAAGAATAGGGGGTTTGACCACTGCGCTCATTGTCATAGCCTCTTGGAACAT GCATGGTTGCTgtggaaagaaaacaagacTCTGGAGCTAATGGATGAATGTTTGAAAGATACATTTGTGGAATCGGAG GAACTGAAGGAGCAGTTTTGCCTGAACCCAAAGAACCTGGATTTTTGA